One genomic window of Halobellus limi includes the following:
- a CDS encoding methyl-accepting chemotaxis protein, with product MAEATGTTAGGTEFGDGVRGTVGEIIKYTPSGYSIPDESWRRRHRNIVVLLLAHIPLLFALGMYEGTDSFTGATIPGRPLSQILLRVGVLGALAALASWPRLGRRTRTTLATVGLATGSAILVYFSGGYIEAHFHFFVVMGVVAIYEDWLPFLVGIVYVAIQHGVFGMLNPGEVYNHAAGANNPFVWAGIHAAFVLALSGALMANWYSIERSREETRKQLAETEEAEELKAEAERRQREVERLNDHLETKANAYSATMARAADGELTVRLDTESESEAMTQIGEAYNEMMDEIESAIADIQTFVGEVSDASEEANAGADEVKQASAEVSEAIQEISGGTADQREMLEEVYGEMTDLSATVQEVAASAETVAETSHKTAEVAEAGESTARGAIEDTRDGQDAIDSTVEHVERLDEQMAEIGEIVELISDIAEQTNLLALNANIEAARVGSTGGAGSGDGFAVVADEVKQLAEETQESANDIEELIEETQAQTARTVEEARTAEEHVQEGVEAVGDVLDAFTQVVENTDETDSGIQEISEATDDQAASAEHAVSRVEEVAEISQRTADEAESVSAAAEEQAASISQVSSNVESLAAQAERLQSLVSDFEAGETSESPAGGPDAGAGESVAVGDGGRPE from the coding sequence ATGGCAGAGGCGACGGGCACCACCGCGGGGGGAACCGAATTCGGTGACGGAGTCCGGGGAACCGTCGGGGAGATCATCAAGTACACGCCGAGCGGCTACTCGATCCCCGACGAGTCGTGGCGTCGTCGTCACCGCAACATCGTTGTCCTGCTCCTCGCACACATCCCTCTGCTGTTCGCGCTGGGGATGTACGAGGGGACGGACTCGTTCACGGGGGCGACGATCCCGGGCCGGCCGCTCTCGCAGATCCTGCTCCGGGTGGGCGTTCTCGGCGCCCTCGCCGCGCTGGCGAGTTGGCCGCGGCTCGGCCGTCGGACGCGGACGACGCTCGCGACGGTCGGGCTCGCCACGGGGTCTGCGATCCTCGTGTACTTTTCGGGGGGGTACATCGAGGCGCACTTCCACTTCTTCGTCGTGATGGGCGTAGTCGCGATCTACGAGGACTGGCTCCCGTTCCTCGTCGGCATCGTCTACGTCGCGATCCAGCACGGCGTCTTCGGGATGTTGAACCCGGGCGAGGTGTACAACCACGCCGCCGGTGCCAACAACCCCTTCGTGTGGGCGGGGATCCACGCGGCCTTCGTCCTCGCGCTCTCGGGCGCGTTGATGGCCAACTGGTACTCGATCGAGCGCTCCCGCGAGGAGACCAGAAAGCAACTCGCCGAGACCGAGGAGGCAGAGGAGTTGAAGGCCGAGGCCGAGCGGCGACAGCGCGAGGTCGAGCGACTCAACGACCATCTCGAAACCAAGGCCAACGCCTACAGCGCGACGATGGCGCGAGCGGCCGACGGCGAACTCACCGTCCGACTCGACACGGAGAGCGAGAGCGAGGCGATGACGCAGATCGGCGAGGCCTACAACGAGATGATGGACGAGATCGAATCGGCGATCGCCGACATCCAGACGTTCGTCGGGGAGGTCTCGGACGCGAGCGAGGAGGCCAACGCGGGGGCCGACGAGGTCAAACAGGCCAGCGCGGAGGTCAGCGAGGCCATCCAGGAGATATCCGGCGGCACGGCCGACCAGCGGGAGATGTTAGAGGAGGTCTACGGCGAGATGACGGACCTCTCGGCGACCGTCCAGGAGGTCGCGGCGTCGGCCGAGACCGTCGCGGAGACCTCACACAAGACGGCCGAGGTCGCCGAGGCGGGCGAGTCGACCGCGCGGGGCGCGATCGAAGACACGCGCGACGGACAGGACGCGATCGACTCGACGGTCGAGCACGTCGAACGCCTCGACGAGCAGATGGCGGAGATCGGCGAGATCGTCGAACTCATAAGCGACATCGCAGAGCAGACGAACCTGCTGGCGCTGAACGCGAACATCGAGGCCGCTCGCGTGGGAAGCACGGGCGGCGCGGGCAGCGGCGACGGGTTCGCCGTCGTCGCCGACGAGGTCAAGCAACTGGCCGAAGAGACGCAGGAGTCGGCCAACGACATCGAGGAACTGATCGAGGAGACGCAGGCGCAGACGGCCCGAACCGTCGAGGAGGCCCGGACCGCCGAAGAGCACGTACAGGAGGGCGTCGAGGCGGTCGGAGACGTCCTCGACGCGTTCACCCAGGTCGTCGAGAACACCGACGAGACCGACAGCGGGATCCAGGAGATCAGCGAGGCGACCGACGATCAGGCGGCCAGCGCCGAACACGCCGTCTCGCGGGTCGAGGAGGTGGCCGAGATCAGCCAGCGCACCGCCGACGAGGCCGAGAGCGTCTCCGCGGCCGCAGAGGAGCAGGCGGCGTCGATCTCGCAGGTCAGCTCGAACGTCGAGTCGCTCGCTGCCCAGGCGGAGCGACTCCAGTCGCTGGTGTCGGACTTCGAGGCCGGAGAGACGTCGGAGTCGCCGGCGGGCGGTCCGGACGCGGGAGCGGGCGAGAGCGTCGCCGTCGGCGACGGCGGACGGCCGGAGTGA
- the gatE gene encoding Glu-tRNA(Gln) amidotransferase subunit GatE has product MTAYDYDDLGLVAGLEIHQQLDTATKLFCQCPTDERDPDSATRSFSRYLHPTKSELGELDEAALEESRVEREFEYLAYDSTCLVEEDEEPPHRLDAEAREVALQIAELLDMEPVDQAHVMRKLVIDGSNTSGFQRTSLVAQDGRIETSEGPVGVEDLLLEEESAQRVEEREDGVTFSLDRLGVPLVEIGTRPDIDSPEQAREAAETIGMLLRSTGSVKRGLGTIRQDVNVSIAEGARVEIKGVQALDQIDEIVRQEVGRQVELLDIREELHERDAAVGDVVDVSEVFEGTDSGVIGGALADGGSVTAVPLYGFDGLVGREIQPDRRLGTELSDHAKRHGAGGIFHTDELPAYGVTEAEVEALCDAVNAGEGDAVAIVAADTETAELAIEAAAERAETALDGVPEETRGANDDGTTRYLRPLPGAARMYPETDVPPVELAPSAVETPELLTEKVERYQAEFGLDAGLAEQVAYGRRMPLFERAVDEGIDATFAAGLLESTLTELRRDDVAVAELTDEHLLGVMRLVEDGELAKEGVTDVLEELAADPALTAEEAVEEAGLSGVSEADVRDAVVDVVERNAEQVEDEGMGAFSGLMGEAMGALRGKADGEVVSDVLREEIQKRS; this is encoded by the coding sequence ATGACCGCGTACGACTACGACGATCTCGGCCTCGTCGCGGGCCTGGAGATCCACCAGCAACTCGACACCGCGACGAAGCTGTTCTGTCAGTGTCCGACCGACGAGCGCGATCCCGACTCGGCGACGCGCTCGTTTTCGCGCTACCTCCACCCCACGAAGAGCGAACTCGGCGAACTCGACGAGGCCGCCCTCGAGGAGAGCCGCGTCGAGCGCGAGTTCGAGTACCTCGCCTACGACTCGACCTGTCTCGTCGAGGAGGACGAAGAGCCCCCGCACCGGCTCGACGCCGAAGCGCGAGAGGTCGCGCTACAGATCGCCGAACTCCTCGATATGGAGCCGGTCGATCAGGCGCACGTGATGCGGAAGCTCGTCATCGACGGGTCGAACACCTCGGGGTTCCAGCGGACCTCTCTCGTCGCACAGGACGGTCGGATCGAGACGAGCGAGGGGCCCGTCGGCGTCGAGGACCTGCTGCTCGAAGAGGAGTCGGCCCAGCGCGTCGAGGAGCGCGAGGACGGCGTCACCTTCTCGCTGGACCGCCTCGGCGTCCCGCTCGTCGAGATCGGCACGCGACCCGACATCGACTCCCCCGAGCAGGCCCGCGAGGCCGCCGAGACGATCGGGATGCTCCTGCGCTCGACCGGGTCGGTCAAGCGCGGCCTGGGGACGATCCGTCAGGACGTCAACGTCTCCATCGCCGAGGGCGCGCGCGTCGAGATCAAGGGCGTCCAGGCGCTCGATCAGATCGACGAGATCGTCCGTCAGGAGGTCGGCCGGCAGGTCGAACTCCTGGATATCCGCGAGGAACTCCACGAGCGGGACGCCGCCGTCGGCGACGTGGTCGACGTCTCCGAGGTATTCGAGGGGACCGACTCCGGCGTGATCGGCGGCGCGCTCGCCGACGGCGGCTCGGTGACGGCCGTCCCGCTGTACGGCTTCGACGGCCTCGTCGGCCGCGAGATCCAGCCGGATCGACGGCTCGGCACCGAACTGTCGGACCACGCCAAGCGCCACGGCGCGGGCGGCATCTTCCACACCGACGAACTGCCGGCCTACGGCGTGACCGAGGCCGAGGTCGAGGCGCTGTGCGACGCCGTGAACGCCGGTGAGGGCGATGCGGTCGCCATCGTCGCCGCCGACACCGAGACCGCGGAGCTGGCGATCGAAGCGGCAGCCGAGCGCGCGGAGACCGCGCTCGACGGCGTCCCCGAGGAGACGCGCGGCGCCAACGACGACGGCACGACGCGCTACCTGCGTCCGCTGCCCGGCGCGGCCCGAATGTACCCCGAGACGGACGTCCCGCCGGTCGAACTGGCCCCCTCGGCCGTCGAGACGCCCGAACTGCTGACCGAGAAGGTCGAGCGCTACCAGGCCGAGTTCGGCCTCGACGCGGGCCTCGCAGAGCAGGTCGCCTACGGGCGCCGGATGCCGCTGTTCGAACGGGCCGTCGACGAGGGGATCGACGCGACCTTCGCGGCGGGGCTGCTCGAATCGACGCTCACGGAACTCCGACGCGACGACGTCGCCGTCGCGGAACTGACCGACGAGCACCTGCTCGGGGTGATGCGCCTCGTCGAGGACGGCGAGTTGGCGAAGGAGGGCGTCACCGACGTGCTGGAAGAACTGGCCGCCGACCCCGCCCTCACCGCCGAGGAAGCGGTCGAGGAGGCGGGACTCTCGGGCGTCTCCGAGGCCGACGTGCGCGACGCGGTCGTCGACGTCGTCGAGCGGAACGCCGAGCAGGTCGAAGACGAGGGAATGGGGGCGTTCTCGGGACTGATGGGCGAGGCGATGGGCGCGCTCCGCGGGAAGGCCGACGGCGAGGTCGTCAGCGACGTGCTCCGCGAGGAGATCCAGAAGCGTTCCTGA
- a CDS encoding HVO_2901 family zinc finger protein, with protein sequence MQGLQYSRDRGRDLLECRHCGATFPEGRATTDGWHYACPECDEGSGIGDGLRRL encoded by the coding sequence ATGCAGGGTCTCCAGTACAGTCGCGACCGCGGTCGGGACCTCCTCGAGTGCCGACACTGCGGTGCGACGTTCCCCGAGGGAAGGGCGACGACCGACGGCTGGCACTACGCCTGCCCCGAGTGCGACGAGGGCAGCGGCATCGGCGACGGACTGCGACGGCTGTAG
- a CDS encoding class I SAM-dependent methyltransferase, translating into MTPSGSDRDGPAPFDLDAARRIRREYGAWAPIYDWFARATASIGGVRDGCAAALDLDPGDTVVDFGCGPGVNFPVLREAVGADGRVVGVDVTGPMLDRARGLVERRGWENVAVVRGDATRPPVRSVDGVLSTFVTSLFADPYAVVSGWCDLADSVVVANFAPNGGRAANAALGAFARLNATLFDVEAADPLGQLEARTAESQRALADCLDTVVSRDYVFGTIRLHAGHRRDP; encoded by the coding sequence GTGACGCCGAGCGGTTCGGATCGGGACGGACCCGCGCCGTTCGACCTGGACGCCGCCCGGCGCATCCGCCGGGAGTACGGCGCGTGGGCCCCGATATACGACTGGTTCGCGCGGGCGACGGCCTCGATCGGCGGCGTCCGCGACGGCTGCGCGGCCGCGCTCGACCTCGATCCGGGCGATACCGTCGTCGACTTCGGCTGCGGCCCCGGCGTCAACTTCCCGGTGCTGCGCGAGGCCGTCGGGGCCGACGGCCGCGTCGTCGGCGTCGACGTCACCGGACCGATGCTCGACCGGGCGCGGGGGCTCGTCGAGCGGCGCGGCTGGGAGAACGTCGCCGTCGTGCGGGGCGACGCCACGAGACCGCCGGTCCGATCGGTCGACGGCGTGCTCTCCACGTTCGTCACCTCGCTGTTCGCGGACCCCTACGCGGTCGTCAGCGGGTGGTGCGACCTCGCCGACAGCGTCGTCGTGGCCAACTTCGCGCCCAACGGGGGACGCGCGGCCAACGCCGCCCTCGGGGCGTTCGCCCGGCTGAACGCGACCCTGTTCGACGTCGAGGCGGCCGATCCGCTCGGGCAACTCGAGGCGCGGACGGCCGAGTCGCAGCGCGCGCTGGCGGACTGTCTGGACACGGTCGTCTCCCGGGACTACGTGTTCGGTACGATCCGTCTGCACGCCGGCCACCGTCGGGACCCGTGA
- a CDS encoding class II fumarate hydratase, with protein sequence MSDDEYRIERDSLGEMQVPRDAYWGAQTQRAIENFPISGIAFGRRFVRALGIVKKAAARANRDLGLVDDEVAEAIVEAADEVIAGEHDDQFPVDVFQTGSGTSSNMNANEVIANRAAEIMGESIGDRAVHPNDHVNYGQSSNDVIPTAMHVSALEAVQKDLTPALETLAESLEAKESEFDGVVKTGRTHLQDATPIRLGQEFAGYRTQVEKGIARAEDVSDHLGELALGGTAVGTGLNTHPEFPERAAEYMSEETGLSFRPADSHFEAQAAHDAMNEAHGALRTVAGSLNKIANDLRLLASGPRNGLGEIEQPENQPGSSIMPGKINPVVAEAVNQVHKQVVGNDAAVAAGAAEGQIDLNLYKPVLAHNFLQSAELLANASEVFAERFVAKLEANEEVCQEQVERSMALATALNPTIGYDKASEVAKAALKEGKTVREVVVEKGYLTEEEADEVLDPESMTYRGILGED encoded by the coding sequence ATGTCCGACGACGAGTACCGCATCGAGCGGGACAGCCTCGGAGAGATGCAGGTGCCGAGAGACGCCTACTGGGGCGCACAGACCCAGCGGGCCATCGAGAACTTCCCGATCTCCGGGATCGCGTTCGGGCGACGCTTCGTCCGCGCGCTCGGGATCGTGAAGAAGGCCGCCGCGCGGGCGAACCGCGACCTCGGACTCGTCGACGACGAGGTCGCCGAGGCCATCGTCGAGGCCGCCGACGAGGTCATCGCCGGCGAGCACGACGACCAGTTCCCGGTCGACGTGTTCCAGACCGGATCGGGCACCTCCTCGAACATGAACGCCAACGAGGTGATCGCCAACCGGGCGGCCGAGATTATGGGCGAGTCGATCGGCGACCGAGCGGTCCACCCGAACGACCACGTCAACTACGGGCAGTCGTCGAACGACGTGATCCCGACGGCGATGCACGTCTCCGCTCTCGAAGCCGTCCAGAAGGACCTGACCCCCGCGCTCGAAACGCTCGCGGAATCGCTCGAAGCGAAGGAGTCGGAGTTCGACGGCGTCGTAAAGACGGGTCGAACGCACCTGCAGGACGCCACGCCGATCCGACTCGGTCAGGAGTTCGCCGGCTACCGCACGCAGGTCGAGAAGGGGATCGCCCGCGCCGAGGACGTCAGCGACCACCTCGGCGAACTCGCGCTCGGCGGCACCGCCGTCGGCACCGGGCTCAACACGCATCCGGAGTTCCCCGAGCGCGCCGCCGAGTACATGTCCGAGGAGACGGGCCTCTCGTTCCGACCGGCGGACAGCCACTTCGAGGCGCAGGCCGCCCACGACGCGATGAACGAGGCCCACGGCGCGCTCCGCACGGTCGCGGGCTCGCTGAACAAGATCGCGAACGACCTCCGGCTGCTGGCGTCGGGGCCGCGGAACGGCCTGGGCGAGATCGAACAGCCGGAAAACCAGCCCGGGAGTTCGATCATGCCCGGCAAGATCAACCCGGTCGTCGCCGAGGCGGTCAACCAGGTCCACAAGCAGGTCGTCGGCAACGACGCCGCCGTCGCCGCGGGCGCGGCGGAGGGACAGATCGATCTGAACCTCTACAAGCCCGTCCTCGCGCACAACTTCCTCCAGTCGGCCGAACTGCTCGCGAACGCCTCCGAGGTCTTCGCCGAGCGCTTCGTCGCGAAACTCGAGGCCAACGAGGAGGTCTGTCAGGAACAGGTCGAGCGGTCGATGGCGCTGGCGACGGCGCTGAACCCGACGATCGGCTACGACAAGGCCAGCGAGGTCGCGAAGGCGGCGCTGAAGGAGGGGAAGACGGTCCGAGAGGTCGTCGTCGAGAAAGGGTACCTCACCGAGGAGGAGGCCGACGAGGTTCTCGACCCCGAGTCGATGACCTACCGCGGCATCCTCGGCGAGGACTGA